One window of Thermocoleostomius sinensis A174 genomic DNA carries:
- a CDS encoding MarC family protein: MHSTFSFMLGTLAALFPIANPIGAIPIFYSLTANDTPKYRLRQAQKTTFNVFIVLVSFFLIGKLILGFFGISLGVLRIAGGLIVAHTAWEMVTARQRLTTKEHEEAVDKEDISFTPMAVPMISGPGAIGVIIGFSTRSHLWSEYLGSFLGILMFSVVLYLCLVLGEPLIEKFGTTGMGALNRILGFLILAIAVQLIAEGTIEILKTTIPGIGQNG, encoded by the coding sequence ATGCATAGCACCTTTTCCTTTATGCTGGGAACCCTTGCTGCGCTGTTTCCAATTGCCAATCCAATTGGAGCGATTCCTATTTTTTACAGTCTCACAGCCAACGATACGCCTAAATACCGCCTGCGACAGGCTCAGAAAACAACCTTTAATGTGTTTATTGTCCTGGTTTCATTTTTTCTAATCGGTAAGCTTATTCTTGGCTTCTTTGGCATTTCGTTAGGAGTACTACGCATTGCAGGCGGCCTAATCGTTGCCCATACTGCTTGGGAAATGGTCACTGCACGGCAACGGCTCACAACAAAAGAACATGAAGAAGCCGTTGACAAAGAAGATATTTCCTTTACTCCAATGGCAGTTCCCATGATTAGTGGGCCGGGTGCGATCGGGGTGATCATTGGCTTCTCAACCCGATCCCATCTGTGGAGTGAATATCTGGGCAGTTTCCTAGGGATTCTGATGTTTAGCGTTGTGCTGTATCTATGTTTAGTTCTAGGAGAACCCCTGATAGAGAAATTTGGGACAACTGGCATGGGTGCACTCAATCGAATTTTAGGATTTTTGATTTTGGCGATCGCGGTACAACTCATCGCTGAAGGAACAATTGAGATCTTGAAAACTACAATACCTGGTATAGGGCAGAACGGATAA
- a CDS encoding 4Fe-4S binding protein, protein MTIQAKAKKSKGKRSQWIMLGFFPLIAIGGLFYPLLGYLMPLMMAFLITNSYFHARYWCGNLCPRGAFLDIVMPHFTFNRPWPRLFNRRWFRWGVFGLFMSVFISRMIATGGNLLAIGGVFVNMCVVTSLIAIPLGIATRPRAWCSFCPMGTLQESLGKLGQRHARAKRMASLHAQRPAATDSTSTKHNSNP, encoded by the coding sequence ATGACGATACAAGCCAAAGCTAAAAAATCCAAAGGCAAGCGTTCTCAATGGATTATGTTGGGATTCTTCCCGTTAATTGCGATTGGGGGCTTGTTCTACCCCTTGCTGGGCTATTTGATGCCTCTGATGATGGCATTTCTAATTACAAACTCTTATTTTCACGCTCGCTACTGGTGCGGCAATCTCTGTCCCAGAGGAGCTTTTTTAGATATTGTCATGCCCCACTTTACTTTCAATCGCCCCTGGCCGCGCCTGTTTAATCGGCGCTGGTTTCGCTGGGGGGTGTTTGGGTTATTTATGAGTGTCTTCATTTCCCGCATGATTGCAACAGGGGGAAACTTGCTGGCGATTGGGGGAGTATTTGTCAACATGTGTGTTGTCACCAGTTTAATTGCGATTCCTCTAGGAATTGCCACTCGCCCTCGCGCCTGGTGTTCTTTTTGCCCGATGGGGACGCTGCAAGAATCCCTTGGTAAGTTGGGGCAACGCCACGCCCGCGCTAAGCGAATGGCTTCTCTGCACGCCCAGCGACCCGCAGCCACAGACTCAACGTCCACAAAGCACAACTCAAACCCGTGA
- a CDS encoding NUDIX domain-containing protein: MTPSFDAEQFWAEQAWTVQDRFLEMHSHWLTVIGEHLQDHRGNVLEYWRIEKADSVIVLPIQNEQILFPSPSYRPGVGSVTLDLPGGRVSTGTSPEQAAIAILQRELGIDAASVDQLIALNSTGWAVNSSFSNQKLYGFVAHLHSTTEPAKELISATYSITPSGIHQLLSVINCLQCRTVLLEWIFRLSYLRL; encoded by the coding sequence ATGACTCCATCCTTTGACGCGGAACAATTCTGGGCTGAACAAGCTTGGACGGTGCAGGATCGGTTTCTGGAGATGCATTCGCACTGGCTGACCGTGATCGGCGAACATCTTCAAGATCATCGCGGAAACGTACTCGAGTATTGGCGAATTGAGAAAGCGGATTCGGTTATTGTGCTGCCGATTCAGAACGAACAAATTCTCTTTCCGTCTCCCAGCTATCGTCCTGGCGTTGGGTCGGTCACGTTAGATCTCCCAGGCGGACGAGTGTCCACGGGAACCAGTCCAGAACAGGCGGCGATCGCCATCCTGCAACGAGAACTTGGCATTGATGCCGCTTCGGTCGATCAGCTAATCGCCCTAAACTCCACCGGATGGGCCGTCAATAGCTCTTTCTCGAACCAAAAACTCTACGGCTTTGTTGCCCACCTCCACAGCACTACCGAACCTGCCAAGGAATTGATCTCAGCCACCTATTCCATCACGCCATCGGGCATCCATCAATTGCTGAGCGTGATTAACTGTCTACAGTGTCGAACGGTGCTTCTAGAATGGATTTTCCGTTTATCATACTTAAGGCTCTAG
- a CDS encoding sensor histidine kinase, with the protein MFRTIQHRLLLSYLVVLTIILGSFALVVRVTFARSLHQELTDKLMVLAQAAATDLEAEDGRLRVESDEVPATPTQALQWFDVQGAFVSQQGNYVVTLPLDPGQPVQTQTSPHPIQAVTIPIYAEDGGTLIGYVRASESLEDLHGDLRRLDWGLAGGVILALSLSGVGGIWLTRQAMQPIEDSFRRLQQFTADASHELRNPLMAIESNAAVALKYPEGLRETHIKKFRAIASATAQMTALTEDLLMLARTDQTPNIKQDIINLKTILENLFQLYTPHANAKQIRLKLQSSDRLEVRGDAVQLTRLLTNLIDNALRYTQEKGTVNIEGIRERNVVLIHVQDTGIGINSEQLKHIFDRFWRADQARSYSSGGFGLGLAIAQGIAQRHGGLITVSSQPGVGSCFTVRLPAIG; encoded by the coding sequence ATGTTTCGCACAATTCAGCACCGACTACTCTTATCGTACTTGGTTGTGCTAACGATCATCCTGGGTTCCTTTGCACTGGTCGTCCGGGTAACCTTTGCCCGCAGTCTACACCAAGAACTCACAGATAAGCTGATGGTTCTAGCTCAAGCCGCTGCTACTGATCTGGAAGCAGAAGATGGACGTTTGCGCGTCGAGAGTGATGAAGTTCCAGCAACTCCAACTCAGGCTTTGCAGTGGTTTGATGTGCAGGGTGCTTTCGTGAGTCAGCAGGGGAACTACGTTGTAACTCTACCATTAGATCCGGGGCAACCTGTTCAAACACAAACGTCTCCTCACCCTATTCAGGCTGTCACGATCCCAATTTATGCAGAGGATGGAGGAACTCTGATTGGCTACGTTCGAGCGAGTGAATCATTGGAAGACTTACACGGTGATTTACGACGGTTAGATTGGGGATTAGCAGGGGGGGTAATTCTAGCGTTATCCCTGAGTGGAGTTGGTGGCATTTGGCTGACTCGTCAAGCAATGCAACCCATTGAAGATAGCTTTCGACGGCTGCAACAGTTTACGGCTGATGCGTCTCATGAATTGCGTAACCCTCTGATGGCGATTGAAAGTAATGCGGCTGTCGCGCTGAAATATCCAGAGGGATTAAGAGAAACGCACATCAAAAAGTTTCGAGCGATCGCCAGTGCTACCGCACAAATGACGGCTTTGACTGAAGACTTGTTAATGTTGGCAAGAACTGATCAAACACCCAATATTAAACAAGATATTATCAATCTTAAAACCATCTTAGAGAACTTATTTCAACTCTATACACCACACGCTAATGCAAAGCAGATTCGTTTAAAACTACAATCATCCGATCGCTTAGAAGTTCGTGGTGATGCTGTTCAACTGACGCGGTTGTTGACTAATTTGATTGATAATGCCCTGCGCTATACTCAGGAAAAAGGAACGGTGAATATTGAAGGTATCCGCGAAAGAAATGTTGTTTTAATTCATGTTCAAGATACTGGAATTGGTATTAACTCTGAACAGCTTAAACACATTTTCGATCGCTTCTGGAGAGCCGATCAGGCACGTTCTTATAGCTCTGGTGGATTTGGTTTAGGGTTGGCGATCGCTCAGGGCATTGCTCAACGGCATGGTGGTTTAATTACAGTCTCCAGTCAGCCTGGTGTAGGCAGTTGTTTCACGGTACGTCTACCAGCGATCGGCTGA
- a CDS encoding sulfite exporter TauE/SafE family protein — MSQLTVFELTVLLAFSSIGAGFIGALTGLGGGVVLVPLLTLGFGVDMRYAIGASLISVIATSSGAAAAYVKEGYTNIRIGMFLEVATTIGALVGAFLAAKLSTSVIAIIFGAVLLYSAYLSNQRHQDHPLDAQPDPVATRLRLDGSYPTSEGSQSYHVQNVPLGFGLMFTAGTLSGLLGIGSGAVKVLAMDQVMQLPFKVSTTTSNFMIGVTAAAGAGVYLSRGYIDPGLSMPVMLGVLAGSLWGARMLVYARPQLLRKVFSVVIFILAIQMIFNGLTGRL, encoded by the coding sequence ATGTCTCAGCTAACTGTGTTTGAACTTACAGTATTGCTTGCTTTCAGTTCGATTGGGGCAGGTTTTATCGGTGCTCTAACTGGACTGGGGGGTGGTGTTGTCCTGGTGCCGCTGCTGACTCTCGGTTTTGGAGTCGATATGCGTTATGCGATCGGGGCTTCTTTAATTTCGGTGATTGCGACCTCTTCAGGAGCCGCCGCTGCTTATGTTAAGGAAGGCTACACCAATATCCGGATTGGAATGTTTTTGGAAGTGGCCACAACCATTGGTGCCTTAGTGGGGGCATTTTTGGCAGCCAAACTATCCACATCAGTCATCGCAATCATCTTTGGTGCTGTCTTGTTGTACTCTGCCTATCTTTCTAACCAACGCCATCAAGATCATCCACTGGATGCCCAACCTGACCCAGTTGCAACTCGCCTACGGCTCGATGGAAGCTACCCTACGTCGGAAGGCTCACAATCCTACCATGTACAGAACGTTCCGTTGGGATTTGGCTTAATGTTCACCGCAGGAACCTTATCTGGCTTGCTGGGCATTGGTTCAGGGGCGGTCAAGGTTCTGGCGATGGATCAAGTCATGCAACTTCCATTTAAGGTATCAACGACCACCAGCAACTTTATGATTGGGGTAACCGCCGCCGCCGGTGCAGGTGTGTACTTAAGTCGAGGTTATATTGATCCTGGGTTGTCGATGCCGGTGATGTTGGGGGTGTTGGCAGGGTCACTCTGGGGAGCGCGAATGCTGGTTTATGCTAGACCACAACTGCTCCGTAAAGTCTTTAGCGTAGTGATTTTCATTTTGGCAATTCAGATGATTTTTAATGGCTTAACTGGCAGGTTGTGA
- a CDS encoding DUF1634 domain-containing protein: MGRRTRTWSDEQIEQTVGNLLRFGVLLAAGVVALGGVLYLFHYGNTTPDYHIFRGEPSSLRSPAGIVSEALLLQRRGLIQFGLLLLIATPIARVAFSAVAFWKQRDHLYVAITLVVLGILCVSLIGLA, translated from the coding sequence ATGGGTAGACGGACTCGAACATGGAGTGATGAACAGATTGAGCAAACAGTGGGGAATCTACTCCGATTTGGAGTGCTATTGGCAGCCGGAGTTGTTGCATTGGGTGGCGTTCTGTATTTATTTCATTACGGCAACACGACTCCGGACTATCACATTTTTCGAGGTGAACCGTCGAGCTTGCGATCGCCCGCAGGCATTGTCTCAGAGGCTTTGCTGCTGCAACGGCGAGGACTGATTCAATTCGGTTTATTGCTATTAATTGCGACTCCCATTGCACGGGTTGCCTTTTCAGCAGTTGCTTTTTGGAAGCAGCGGGATCATCTTTATGTGGCAATTACGCTGGTTGTCCTGGGAATTTTGTGCGTCAGCCTAATTGGGTTAGCCTAA
- a CDS encoding phosphatidylglycerol lysyltransferase domain-containing protein: MLTWRSRLGIWTAALLTGIVGLVNLVSAVTPRVAARVELLREIFPFQVRAGAHLFAVLAGFILLTLASSLLRRKRVAWLLTLVLLAVSMISNLVKGLDYEESILAGVLFVQLLLMRKWFTARSDRPSLTRGVQVLLAALLFTLAYGTLGFYLLDREFNQQFDLWEALNQTLAMFFTADNGGLEPTNRFGRFFANSVEWVGLLTVLYALWMLLRPVLLRSGATPEERQKARLIVEQYGRSSLARFALLDDKVYYFSPSDRSVIAYAQKGRGAIALGDPIGPSDDRREAIIGFQQFCARNDWLPAFYQTLPDDVALYKAAGFQVLQIGEEAIVDLHAFTMEGKAGKNLRTAVNKLTKAGHKVDFYLPPIATDLLKELRTVSDEWLQTMHGAEKKFSLGWFDEDYLRDCEIAVVRSSTGQIQAFANIVPEYQCNDATIDLMRHRAEIERGTMDFLFISLFQHFKERGYDGFNLGLSALSGVGEMEQSARLEKGIHYLYKHLNQFYNFKGLHEYKDKFHPRWEPRYFVFPSLTALPDVVIALIRADSGDRLFDYFKPGS, translated from the coding sequence GTGCTGACGTGGCGATCGCGACTTGGCATTTGGACAGCCGCCTTGCTAACGGGCATCGTTGGACTTGTCAATCTAGTGTCTGCTGTTACGCCCAGGGTTGCGGCACGAGTAGAATTACTCCGCGAGATTTTTCCGTTCCAGGTTCGGGCAGGTGCCCACTTATTTGCCGTGCTGGCGGGCTTTATTCTTTTGACCCTTGCCTCCAGTCTGTTGCGTCGTAAGCGGGTGGCATGGCTGCTCACGCTGGTGTTGCTAGCCGTCTCGATGATTAGCAATCTAGTCAAAGGGCTGGACTACGAAGAGAGTATCCTGGCGGGCGTACTCTTCGTGCAATTGCTTTTAATGCGAAAGTGGTTTACGGCACGATCCGATCGTCCGTCTCTGACTCGCGGGGTGCAGGTGCTATTGGCAGCCCTTTTGTTCACACTAGCCTATGGCACGCTGGGGTTTTATCTCCTAGATAGAGAATTCAACCAGCAGTTCGATCTATGGGAAGCACTGAATCAAACCCTGGCGATGTTTTTCACGGCTGATAATGGGGGACTAGAACCGACGAATCGCTTTGGTCGGTTTTTCGCCAATTCCGTAGAATGGGTTGGGCTACTGACCGTACTCTATGCCCTATGGATGTTGTTGCGTCCTGTGCTGTTGCGATCGGGAGCAACACCGGAAGAACGGCAAAAAGCTCGGTTGATTGTAGAGCAGTATGGGCGATCGTCCCTTGCCCGATTCGCCTTGTTGGATGACAAAGTGTACTACTTTAGTCCGTCAGATCGTAGCGTTATTGCCTATGCTCAGAAAGGACGAGGGGCGATCGCACTCGGCGATCCCATTGGTCCATCAGATGATCGGCGTGAGGCAATCATCGGCTTTCAGCAGTTTTGTGCCCGAAATGATTGGCTGCCCGCCTTTTACCAAACCCTACCGGATGATGTGGCACTTTACAAAGCAGCAGGCTTTCAGGTGTTGCAAATTGGTGAAGAAGCGATCGTTGACTTACATGCGTTCACAATGGAAGGCAAAGCAGGCAAAAATTTGCGAACTGCTGTGAATAAACTAACGAAAGCAGGACACAAAGTTGATTTTTATCTACCCCCTATTGCAACTGACTTACTCAAAGAACTGCGAACAGTCAGCGATGAATGGCTGCAAACCATGCACGGTGCAGAGAAGAAATTTTCACTCGGCTGGTTTGATGAAGACTATTTACGCGACTGTGAGATCGCAGTAGTTCGCTCATCTACGGGACAAATCCAAGCCTTTGCCAATATTGTTCCTGAGTATCAATGCAACGACGCTACGATTGATCTAATGCGCCATCGAGCCGAAATTGAACGAGGAACAATGGATTTCCTGTTCATTTCATTATTTCAGCACTTCAAGGAGCGCGGCTACGATGGATTCAACCTGGGATTATCTGCCCTATCTGGAGTGGGCGAAATGGAGCAATCTGCTCGACTAGAGAAGGGAATTCACTACCTCTATAAGCATCTGAACCAGTTCTACAACTTCAAAGGATTACACGAATACAAAGACAAATTTCATCCTCGTTGGGAACCCCGTTATTTCGTTTTTCCCAGCTTAACAGCCTTGCCAGATGTTGTAATCGCCCTAATCAGAGCAGATTCAGGCGATCGCCTTTTCGATTATTTCAAACCCGGATCATGA
- a CDS encoding class I SAM-dependent methyltransferase: MNPWDKRYKVEDYVYGTTANDFLSSVVDRIPLGRVLCLAEGEGRNAVFLAEKGYSVTAVDFSSVGLQKARRLADERGVCLEICCADLKEYTIHPNQWQGIVSIFAHLPPEVRVPLHRAAVAGLVTGGAFVLEAYTPQQLQYKTGGPPTAELMMNLSDLQTELSGLEWAIAQEKVRFIQEGRLHQGMSAVVQLLGFRHEAHP; the protein is encoded by the coding sequence ATGAACCCCTGGGATAAGCGCTACAAGGTAGAGGATTATGTCTATGGCACAACTGCCAACGATTTTTTGAGCAGCGTTGTCGATCGCATTCCATTGGGACGGGTTCTGTGCTTGGCAGAAGGGGAGGGGCGCAACGCAGTCTTCCTGGCAGAGAAGGGCTACTCGGTCACGGCGGTTGACTTTTCCAGCGTTGGCTTGCAGAAGGCGCGTCGATTAGCGGATGAGCGGGGGGTTTGCCTCGAAATCTGTTGTGCTGATTTGAAAGAGTACACGATTCATCCCAACCAATGGCAAGGGATTGTCTCTATCTTTGCCCATCTACCGCCCGAAGTGCGGGTTCCGCTGCACCGCGCCGCTGTCGCAGGATTGGTGACGGGTGGAGCCTTTGTTTTGGAAGCCTACACGCCTCAGCAATTGCAATATAAGACCGGTGGTCCGCCAACTGCTGAGCTGATGATGAACCTGTCTGATTTGCAAACTGAGTTGAGCGGACTGGAATGGGCGATCGCCCAGGAAAAAGTTCGCTTTATTCAGGAAGGGAGGCTACACCAGGGAATGAGTGCTGTGGTGCAACTTCTAGGGTTTAGGCATGAAGCTCACCCTTAA
- a CDS encoding lysylphosphatidylglycerol synthase domain-containing protein, with protein MNHLRQTIRRNAQWLPAGLGVLLFGLSIWAIRQELKQHTPSEIWSSIRAIPAELVGVAIVLTLLNYWTLTGYDTLASRYIRQPLSYRKTALAAIVSYAISNTIGLALLSGSAIRYRFYSAWGVPAGKIAQIIAFCNLSFWLGLFAVGGILFIIEPIAVPTLLKLPFASVHPIGITFLVIIAAYLLWSIFSSRSLQIAGWTLPHLPIQLSLAQIVITSLDWALAAAVLYKLLPSAAPLSYAVFFGIYLLAQIAGIVSNVPGGLGVFETVMLLLISPPVAANDLFGALIAYRVIYYFLPLGIAIVLLGLYELKHRTTSKSSNSD; from the coding sequence ATGAACCACTTACGTCAAACAATTCGTCGCAATGCCCAATGGCTCCCTGCTGGACTGGGAGTTCTTCTTTTTGGCTTATCAATATGGGCAATCCGGCAAGAGCTAAAGCAACACACCCCTTCAGAAATCTGGAGCAGTATACGAGCAATTCCAGCAGAGTTAGTCGGAGTGGCAATTGTCCTGACGTTACTCAATTACTGGACGTTGACTGGATATGACACCCTAGCCTCTCGTTATATTCGTCAACCTTTGTCTTACCGCAAAACCGCACTGGCAGCCATTGTCAGTTATGCCATCAGCAACACCATTGGTTTAGCCCTGTTGAGTGGCAGCGCAATTCGTTACCGTTTCTATTCTGCTTGGGGCGTTCCGGCAGGCAAAATTGCTCAAATCATCGCTTTTTGCAATCTCAGTTTTTGGCTTGGACTCTTTGCGGTAGGTGGCATCCTGTTTATCATTGAACCGATCGCAGTTCCTACCCTCCTCAAGCTACCTTTTGCTTCAGTTCATCCGATCGGAATCACATTTCTGGTGATCATTGCCGCTTACTTGCTTTGGAGCATCTTCAGTTCTCGCTCGTTGCAAATTGCAGGTTGGACTCTTCCTCATCTTCCAATTCAGCTATCGCTGGCTCAAATTGTAATCACCTCCCTGGATTGGGCGTTAGCTGCCGCCGTGCTCTACAAATTGCTGCCCTCGGCTGCTCCGCTTTCCTATGCAGTTTTTTTTGGAATTTATCTTTTGGCACAGATCGCTGGCATTGTTAGTAATGTTCCGGGTGGCTTGGGGGTCTTTGAAACCGTTATGCTGCTGCTGATTTCACCTCCTGTGGCAGCAAATGATTTATTTGGTGCGTTAATCGCTTATCGAGTTATCTACTACTTTCTGCCATTGGGCATTGCGATCGTGTTACTTGGATTATATGAGTTAAAGCATCGTACCACTTCAAAATCATCGAACTCAGACTGA
- a CDS encoding response regulator transcription factor, producing the protein MRILLVEDDDRIAEPLAEDLRYQHYVVDSAKDGLEGWEYTQAASYDLILLDLMLPKLDGVQLCKRLRAEGYQGFVLMLTARDTTTDKVIGLDAGADDYLVKPFKLEELSARIRALARRPVELRQNTLQHEKLELNPASHTVAYDSKPISLTPKEYLILECLIQNPTQVFTRSMLLDKLWELDQVSGSGTIKTHITNIRRKLKTAGSQRELIETVYGVGYRMAVVDE; encoded by the coding sequence ATGCGGATCTTATTAGTTGAAGATGACGATCGCATTGCTGAGCCGTTGGCAGAAGACCTGCGGTATCAGCATTATGTGGTTGATTCGGCAAAAGATGGGCTGGAAGGTTGGGAGTATACTCAAGCAGCTAGTTATGATCTAATTTTGCTGGACTTGATGCTGCCAAAGCTCGACGGGGTGCAACTCTGCAAACGGTTACGGGCTGAGGGATATCAAGGGTTTGTACTGATGCTGACAGCACGAGATACGACCACTGATAAAGTAATAGGGCTAGATGCAGGTGCCGATGATTATTTAGTCAAACCGTTTAAGCTAGAAGAACTGAGTGCCCGAATCCGTGCTCTGGCGCGTCGTCCTGTTGAATTGCGACAAAACACATTGCAGCACGAAAAACTAGAACTGAATCCTGCCTCCCACACCGTTGCTTACGATAGCAAACCGATCAGCCTCACCCCCAAAGAATATCTAATTCTGGAATGCCTGATACAGAACCCAACACAGGTGTTTACCCGTTCCATGCTACTAGACAAGCTTTGGGAACTCGATCAAGTCTCAGGAAGCGGAACGATTAAAACCCACATTACAAACATTCGTCGTAAGCTGAAAACCGCTGGGAGCCAACGCGAACTGATTGAAACGGTTTACGGTGTAGGGTATCGAATGGCAGTTGTTGATGAGTAA
- a CDS encoding cation transporter: protein MSDCGCGDVKAASAAQRKTLGWLLAINALMFALELVTGLLAGSTALVADSLDMFADATVYSIALYAVGRSPAAKKRAAGLSGLFQVGLALLVLADVVRRFVLGSDPEPTWMVGIGLLALAANVVCLLLIAKHRQGEVHMRASWIFSKNDVIANLGVIAAGFLVSMTGSRLPDLVIGLLVAVIVLRGGIAILRDQAPVKAS from the coding sequence ATGTCTGATTGCGGATGTGGTGATGTTAAGGCGGCGAGTGCGGCGCAGCGCAAAACGCTGGGCTGGCTGCTGGCGATTAATGCCTTGATGTTTGCGCTGGAGCTTGTGACGGGGTTGCTGGCAGGTTCAACCGCTTTGGTGGCAGACTCCCTGGATATGTTTGCTGATGCCACAGTCTACAGTATTGCCCTGTATGCTGTGGGGCGATCGCCCGCAGCCAAAAAAAGAGCCGCTGGCTTAAGCGGTCTGTTTCAAGTAGGATTGGCGCTGTTAGTTTTAGCAGATGTAGTGCGGCGGTTTGTCCTTGGCAGCGACCCTGAGCCGACTTGGATGGTGGGCATTGGGCTATTGGCCCTGGCTGCAAACGTAGTATGCCTGCTGCTCATTGCCAAACACCGTCAGGGAGAAGTTCACATGCGGGCAAGCTGGATCTTCTCCAAGAATGATGTGATTGCCAATTTGGGCGTGATCGCGGCAGGTTTCTTGGTCAGCATGACTGGGTCACGGCTGCCCGATTTGGTCATAGGACTGCTCGTTGCGGTGATTGTCCTGCGGGGCGGCATCGCTATTTTACGCGATCAAGCCCCTGTCAAGGCTTCATAG
- a CDS encoding arsenic resistance protein — MWKLLSLIQQQLVWSIPSAMIAGILFGVIVDPSFLKAAIIPLTFLMVYPMMINLQVKEVFSSGDYRVQIVTQLINFAVIPFFDYFVGQWFFHDQPLIALGLLLSALLPTSGMTISWTGFAKGNVSAAIKMTVVGLIAGSIITPFYAQWLMGTVVEIPLTSVFQQILVIVFLPLVLGIITQRILIATVGQNKYNKNLKQKFPAFSTLGVLGVVFVAMALRAKGIVANPWMLVSLLLPLAIVYSGNFLLSTIVGKLFFNRDDAIALVYGTVMRNLSIALAIAMTAFGKEGSEIALIISMAYIIQVQAAAWYVKFTDRIFGKPIEAV; from the coding sequence ATGTGGAAGCTTCTTTCTCTCATTCAGCAGCAGCTTGTTTGGTCAATTCCCTCTGCAATGATCGCAGGCATTCTCTTTGGCGTGATTGTTGACCCCAGTTTTCTGAAAGCAGCCATTATTCCTCTAACCTTCCTCATGGTTTATCCCATGATGATCAACTTACAGGTGAAGGAGGTTTTTTCGAGTGGTGACTATAGGGTGCAAATAGTCACTCAGTTGATTAACTTTGCAGTGATTCCTTTTTTTGATTATTTTGTGGGACAGTGGTTTTTCCATGATCAGCCGCTGATTGCGCTAGGACTTCTCTTGTCGGCTTTGCTGCCTACCAGCGGCATGACGATTTCCTGGACAGGGTTTGCGAAAGGAAATGTGAGTGCAGCAATCAAAATGACCGTTGTCGGGTTAATTGCTGGATCGATCATTACTCCATTTTATGCCCAGTGGTTAATGGGAACTGTCGTGGAGATTCCTTTGACAAGCGTGTTCCAGCAAATCTTGGTGATTGTGTTCTTGCCCTTGGTTTTGGGCATCATCACTCAGCGCATCCTGATAGCAACTGTTGGACAGAATAAGTACAATAAAAACCTGAAGCAGAAGTTTCCTGCCTTCTCGACCTTGGGCGTATTGGGGGTAGTATTTGTTGCGATGGCATTGCGTGCGAAGGGAATTGTGGCAAATCCCTGGATGCTGGTGTCCCTGCTCCTGCCGTTGGCTATTGTGTATAGTGGCAACTTTTTGCTGAGTACGATCGTGGGCAAGCTGTTTTTTAATCGGGATGATGCGATCGCACTAGTTTATGGCACTGTCATGCGGAACCTATCGATTGCCTTGGCGATCGCAATGACGGCTTTTGGCAAAGAGGGTTCAGAAATTGCGCTAATCATTTCAATGGCGTACATTATTCAAGTGCAGGCGGCTGCCTGGTATGTGAAATTTACCGACAGAATCTTTGGGAAACCGATTGAAGCAGTTTGA
- a CDS encoding peptidase has product MNRAFRKYHRFLAPILALPLALTVLTGMAVTITKDWPINTGLSSNVLLKIHTGEIFGLAAIYPVLNGVGLIELIVTGLSMSSVMSRRKSTVPRG; this is encoded by the coding sequence ATGAATCGAGCATTTCGTAAATATCATCGCTTTCTTGCGCCGATCCTGGCATTGCCACTTGCCTTGACCGTATTAACCGGAATGGCGGTGACTATCACCAAAGACTGGCCAATCAATACTGGACTGTCTTCAAACGTACTACTAAAAATTCATACAGGTGAAATTTTTGGATTAGCGGCAATCTATCCTGTTCTCAATGGCGTTGGACTCATTGAATTAATTGTGACTGGGTTAAGTATGTCTAGTGTGATGAGTCGGAGGAAATCAACTGTTCCTCGAGGTTAA